In the genome of Spirochaetae bacterium HGW-Spirochaetae-1, one region contains:
- a CDS encoding beta-glucosidase: MDTIRFPENFLFGAATAAFQIEGACAEDGKGPSTWDHFTGIKGKIRGGSNASRACEHYHRYPEDIAIMKELNLDAYRFSISWPRIMPNGEGVVNNKGLDFYSRLVDSLLDAGIEPFITLFHWDLPLALQKKYRGFENRTVSRLFADYAEVVVSHLGDRVKNWITINEPWEFSCMGHLLGEHAPGRMSPRAFFRVMHNVLLAHGYGMQVIKGLYPESRAGITVSMTPVQPMTESKKDAWSAVMANQFMNHITLSPLYHGKYPEPFWSKMKVLTPKIADGDMTIISQKTDFLGLNNYQRERAMHKWYIPFFKTWITGSGIAERDFVRDGVQYTSMGWEVHPPCIYDCLKTIQTEYGNPPVYITENGAAFDDMVTDGKVHDEKRIDYLSGYLAMVRKAMTEGADVRGYFVWSLLDNFEWAAGLGKRFGLVYVDYESQKRIIKDSGRWYSTLISGSKA; this comes from the coding sequence ATGGATACTATCAGATTCCCGGAAAATTTTCTCTTTGGAGCGGCCACGGCAGCCTTCCAGATCGAAGGTGCGTGCGCCGAAGACGGCAAGGGTCCGTCCACATGGGATCACTTCACGGGCATAAAGGGAAAAATACGTGGAGGGAGCAATGCCTCAAGGGCCTGTGAACACTACCACCGTTACCCTGAAGACATCGCCATCATGAAAGAGTTGAATCTTGACGCCTACCGGTTTTCTATTTCATGGCCCAGGATCATGCCCAACGGCGAAGGCGTAGTAAATAACAAGGGCCTGGACTTCTACAGCAGGCTCGTTGACTCCCTTCTCGATGCGGGGATAGAACCCTTCATAACCCTGTTTCACTGGGACCTCCCCCTTGCTCTTCAGAAAAAATACCGCGGATTCGAGAACAGAACAGTAAGCCGGCTTTTCGCCGATTATGCTGAAGTCGTGGTCAGTCACCTGGGTGACCGTGTGAAGAACTGGATAACCATAAATGAACCCTGGGAGTTTTCCTGCATGGGACATCTCCTGGGAGAACACGCCCCGGGCAGAATGAGCCCCCGGGCTTTCTTCCGCGTCATGCACAATGTTCTTCTGGCCCATGGCTATGGCATGCAGGTCATCAAGGGACTCTATCCCGAAAGCCGTGCCGGCATAACCGTGAGCATGACACCAGTGCAGCCCATGACCGAATCAAAAAAGGACGCCTGGTCCGCTGTGATGGCCAACCAGTTCATGAACCACATTACCCTGTCACCGCTCTACCACGGCAAGTACCCCGAACCCTTCTGGTCAAAAATGAAAGTCCTCACCCCGAAAATCGCCGATGGAGACATGACAATCATCTCACAGAAAACCGATTTTTTAGGCCTCAATAATTATCAGCGCGAACGGGCCATGCATAAATGGTACATCCCCTTCTTTAAAACATGGATCACCGGGAGCGGCATTGCTGAAAGAGATTTTGTCCGTGACGGGGTTCAGTACACCAGCATGGGATGGGAGGTCCATCCCCCATGCATATATGACTGCCTGAAAACCATACAGACCGAATACGGCAATCCCCCTGTTTATATCACGGAAAACGGCGCCGCCTTTGATGACATGGTTACGGATGGAAAGGTCCATGATGAAAAACGCATTGATTACCTCAGTGGTTATCTTGCCATGGTTCGGAAGGCCATGACCGAAGGCGCCGACGTGCGGGGATATTTCGTGTGGTCTCTCCTGGATAATTTCGAATGGGCAGCCGGCCTGGGCAAACGGTTCGGCCTGGTTTATGTCGATTATGAAAGCCAGAAGCGCATCATAAAAGACAGCGGCCGGTGGTACAGCACCCTTATCAGTGGAAGCAAGGCCTGA